The sequence below is a genomic window from Coffea arabica cultivar ET-39 chromosome 8e, Coffea Arabica ET-39 HiFi, whole genome shotgun sequence.
GAATCTAAAAGGGCCTTCATCTTCCGTATGTACGGAAGCCATGTCTTTAGCAAATGTACCCGACATTGTGCTGGAAGAATCACGTTTCCATATCCGACTGCTTCCAATACTTTTGCCGTGACTTCTATTAGCTTCACTTTCAGACCCCAGAATGCAGAATCAAGCTTCTTATCTTCAACGACGACCAGTATATTATCTGATATGTCTACCCAGTTACCAACAAAATCTTTCATCAAATCCATCTTGGGAAGCACATTGAACATCCACTCTAGATCGGACAGACTTTGCATTACTCTTTTCTCTGCTGACTCGTATGTGGTTTCAGACTCCAGAAGCAGCGAAGACACGTTGCTCTTGAAATAAGAACAAAGCTTGGACAGACCGCTTCTGGCTTCCACTTTCACCTCATCATCACCTGTAATTAAGGGCACACCCTCATCATCACCTAGCATGTAATCAATTTGTTCTTGGGCTGAGGTCTTGAGCTCATCTCCGAACAGCGGAGGACAAGGGCCAGCAGTAGAAGTGGCAAAGCGAACGGCGGAGATGAACACCTTCTTCGTTGCATTGACATCTACCGGTTCAATCCTGGCCAAAATTGGCATTGCTAGTGGGCCTAGCTTTAGTGCTATTTTAACAATCTCTTCCTCTTCCTTGTCTTCCCAAGGAACAGCCTCCAGGTACTGGATGCAGCTCTCCGTGATCTCTTCACAGTTCAGTAAAACAGCCACCTGAAGGACCCCAATAACAGATCGAACAGAATCCCACGAGTCCAAAAGTAAATCTCTGGGACAATAAAGACGCTTCACAAGTTCAACATAATGATCATAATCAGACTCTGTGCACTGGATCTCTATCTGGGTACTGGAATTTGGTTGGGAGAGCTTGTTTGCGAAaaatttgcttttgttttttaaaatgGAGGAATGTGCATGGAAAGCTTCGTGCCTGCCTTCCTTGTTTCTCAGGCATATGATGACATCACAAGTGCTCTGGTCGCCAAGCTTAAATGAGTAGCTCCATGCGTGCTCACCCATAAGCGTTGCAGGAGCAGAGCAAATGGCATCTTTACGCCACTGTGTCCATACCAGTACTGAACTGTAGCAGGTAAGAAGGTCAAtgaaaataagaaggaaaagaaatttaattgAATGTAGAAAGCAGAATAATCAATATATATCAAGTATAAACGCCTTAGTCAATCGAGGGAGGAAGACAGCACCAAATTTAAAGCTGAACTACTAGAGATGAAGCTTCCACCAAAACTTGTTTACACAACATAAAAGTAAAATAACTTGCAAAGATTTCAAATAGGAGCTCACAAATTCAACAGTAGCGCCATTTTCATCCTTGGATAAATTATCAGATGGAGCAAAAAGAGGCGACTACTAAGACTATTCAGACAAATTTAGAGTATTTTAAGATCAGATGAGTGGAAGAGTCCACTAATGAATCAAATTTTCTGTTATATGCTCAGGCTTCATTGCTTAAGCCAAAATCATGATCTTGAGATGTACAAGAAGTAATAAATTGATTCCTCTAACAAAAGGAATGATTGCAGATCAAACTTGGCTAACAAGTAAATGCCAGTCCTAACACAGTTCTGAACAAGAAAAACTTAAATGATCTCCATTTGTTTGAAAGGGGGGAAATGGGGTTAAATACCTATACACCAATTTAAATCGCCACCCATGAATCTCAATGACCAATGATGGCAATTGGCAGGGAAAGAACTTTAAAAACTAGATATGAAGAAAGGTATTTGATACGTCAAAATTACAGAATCTACTTATACCAAATGACTATATataccccccaaaaaaaatagaagatgAAGAAGGATTTTAGAATGAAACTAGAGATCTGGAGCTAAAGTCCTTGACAGGAATAGCTAAACCTGGAAGGTAACCCCCAGCCCCCAAAGTCTCGTTTGAGCAAATAAAGAGTCTACTTTTGTGGATTTAACTCCTGACCTCTAAACCATCGTCCAGCAATttaaaaattatgccaaaaaACTTAACCCTATGGCCGACTTAAAAGCATGGGGCACAAAGTTTCATAATGTCAGCTTGTTTTTTCAATTGGAATCTAAGACAAAGACAGTTCATTAGTCAAAATGCATCAAAAAGATATTCAGGGTCAATTTGGCAGTATGGAATAAGTGTCCGTCCAGATTCAGACCTTTATGTGAGGGCAATAAATTGTGTTTGTGAAAGAAgtggaaaagaaaagcaaattgTTTCCAAAGGCATACTATTGTTGCGTTGCAGCAGTTTCCTTTCCTTCCCACTCTCAATATGGTATCCTAAAGGACCATTTTAGTATCACTTGATTTCTGGAAATGTAAAATTAACAGTTAATGAAAAGAATAAGTAATGCTTTAGTAGCATCTAATGCTGCTATTGCTGGGCAGCTCAAAGAAGAGAAGGCCAAAAGTTAATGATGTTTGAATTGATCACAGCAAATCTAAGCAAATTCTTAGAAAAGGAAATCTAAGCATCCTGTATATCAGAGCAATATTCTTCAGTCATGAACCGATCAGCAATTCTAACACTATCTAACATAATGACAGTGCTTGTATAAGCACAGACACTGCATCATGCAACCCTAAGCAGGGATTAGAGAAGTATAATGATGAAACATCACAGAGAAGCttcaaaaagaaggaaaattcaGAAAGCACAACAACTAAGGTGTGGAAACTTGTCAGTCTACTTCGAGTGCTCTGTGTTTTACAACTATAAAATGCAAACTAAACTATGACCGACATAAACTCAACGCGAATATTGACACAGTAGAGCCAAGGTTGGTATGGGAAAGGCCCCGGGATCAAGGCATTTATCCCAACTACATCTCCAGCTAACCAAGTCCAAGGAGGCAATAAATcagggaaaaacaaaaacagaagaGAAATAGAGAAATTTGAAAGTATGCAAATGGACAACGATGACTGATGAAAGGAGTTCCCTCCCAGGGATGTTTTTCTCTTCTGCGCTGGTGTTTGAATACTTTGGGGGAGGAGCTAAATCAAAACAAAGCTCTTGAGTCTCAATAATGCAGCAAATGAGTAGCTTCAACAAATGAATACAGATTACTAGGGAATCAGCAGAACTAAGcgcacataaaaataaaaaaccgcAACTATTTAAACTTGTTCCAATTAGgaaattttatctcaaattaagcaaaattaatcagataatATCCTTCGGGAAAGCAAAAAATAATACTGATACGATCCTCACCTCAAACTATCTCCTCTTCAAATCACCGACGacaaagaatcaagaacccCTCAACTTCTAAGCAGGACACTGAAAGGGTTTGCTTTCCTATCATTGAATTACAAAGGGTCAGCTCACATCACCCTgtcaaataaaaaatcaatcaaattaagCAGAAAAGGGACTAGGGTTCGGGGAATGTACTCTGTTTTCAGTGACGAGCTGTGCACAGGAAAATACGATAGAGAGGATAGTTCAAAATTTACAACATGACAAAACCATCCTTCCATTCCATGTTaaccccaaaaaagaaaaagatgaaaaaaaaagtccCAGCAATTTGGCTGGCAGCAACATTGTACTAGTAGATGTGATGTGTTTTATGGGATGGGGAGACAACATTCCAATTATAGGCCAGGAATGATTCATCATCAGTATAGCAGCCCTTGATTCTGATTGGATCTTGAGCACCTAAAAGGCTACATGTTTGGGAAACTCCACAAGGTGTTCGAATGCTGATGCTCCACCAAATCACCAAAGGTCAATTCAATTAAAATAACCACACGGTGGAGAGAGAATTCATCTTGTTGGTTTATGGAGAAAAATTAAACCAAGTACCAAAAGTAATATGAAGTGTACCCTACGAAGTTCTCCCAGTGGATAAGCAACAGATAAGGTGGGCGCGAAGTAAAGTCAAAAGTGGCAAAGGCATTATAAACCTCAACTTGCTCAAGTTGCAGAGTGCACGTGCCTGTGTTCAAATGTCCGTCTCAGTTACAGTTGTGACAGTACTAACTCTCTCCTGAACACTACTGAACCGACTACAGTACGCTATGGAGCTTGATACTTAGAAAGTGATTTAAACCCCACCacccacccaaaaaaaattaaaaaaccgCAACTTGCAAGTGGAAGTCATTACGTACGATCTAAATCTCGTATTTAGCACTTAATAATAATTTCCATTAATCTTTTCATGATGTTGAGGTGTAGAAAGAAAATTAAGCgtaattaacccaaaaaaaaaagacatattGAACGGTAATCAATAGTTGTGTCTTGCAATGTATGTGCTTGATGAAATAGGTATAAGCATGAGAAATTGAGAAATGAGTGTACCGCATTTTTTGATGAATGATTAAGTTCCTCagtacaccaaaaaaaaaaaaaacaagggcaTATATGAGAAAAGCACAATtagccgggggggggggggcgaaGTGGAGGACGTGACATTAATGTAGACTGGTTAGGATTTCCTTTGTTTCAGCGCCTTAAGACCTTCTTTTGGGCTGCTTCTGATTGATGGGAAAGTACTTAAACACTTTTCTAACTCAAGGGTAGAGggatttggggcagggacggCCATACTTtgccctcaaaattttgtgcggttgagattacaccatgtaactcgattttcgcGTCAAGTGTGGGGCCCACCActatctgttgtgaaaatacatcatgtgaaaaaaaagttacacgatGTACAAAGAAAGTTACGCGCAGTTGATAATGACTAAAATTGCTCGGGTGCAACCGTCCGTGCTCCGAGTCCAGGGTAGAGAGCCTGCTAAACTCTCTAGGGTCATAACTCCTAGAGGCAGTAGAGACATTATGAGAGATTTTGGTAACTATTCCTCTCAAGTTATGCTACATgttgttaatatttatttatagaGTAAGTTATATAACTCATGCCTAGGCATAAGCCATGAACTAGGTAATTGTTCAACATTTACGATGGATTGGGTTTTTTCAACATGGTTTGATTAATACTATCAATCGATTTGGCCTTGTTTAGAaagtcatttaaaaaaaaaatacgtcATTTCCTATGAATACATTTTCcgatcacttttttatctcacgtatatcaaattattataatatatttttctacaaaaaaaaagtccagataatagcaatccaaacaataagATAACTGTTGTCTCTAGAGGGAAAGATGCAGACTTACGCACCTGTagtcaattttaaatgatatataattatacaccCTTTTGGTTTAGAGGTGAAATCTTCTCTCTCCACTATTTCTTGGATCCTCATCTAGTATGAGTTAAAATAAAAGTAGAGTTGTTAATCAGGCCACCTGAACCGGGCTTGAACAAGCCCAAGTTTAACTCACCTAGTTAGTAAGATATTCGGGTTTCGGGTCTTGAGTTTTGGACTAATATACATGAAATTCATATTTAATACATTCGAAATATATATAACATAtcaaatatataaataataataatatataatattagatCACGTTTCATTCGGGTTGATCTTATAgaggcccaagttcagcttacaTTTTTATTGGGCCTTAAATTCAGCTCagcccctttttcttttgagcTGAACAGGCTAAGTTTGGGCTGATCCAGCCATATTGATAGCCCGAGAAAAGGAGTTGACAACTCTTGTAATAAAAAACATACGACAATTTTCTCTAAACCTGGGTGGTGTGGAGCCCAGATTGATGGTTAGTATAAGATTTGGCCCATGTTACTAAGGATGGCAGCATACTTAGAGAGGGGTTGAAAGGAACTTTGGCCCATGGTACTATGAAGGGCAGCAAACAATGAGCCAGTGTAAGAAGGACTTGAACCAAGCTAAGGCGCTCACAGTCCAAGCccaaatgcagaaattaatACTCCAAAGTGCAAACAGATGAAGTGGACCAAAATATCCACAAGATAACTCAAGTGCCAAAGCAGCAACAACAATGAACCTTTTGTGATTCCTACCAATCAAATGGCATATTCAGACACCTATGAGACGTAGGTGGCAGCCCTAGATTAGGACCCCTCCCCCGCTCCCGGCGCGCCGTAGTTGCCTATCTTATCACTGACAACTATTCACTTGTCGAAATTGCCGCCCGCCATTCCCCTCCATTTACCCAACTCTTCCCGGCAGTGGCGGTGCGCTGGATTTCCACATTATCACATTTATTTTGAGACAGCGACATGACACAACGTAGCcggacaaaagaaaaaaaaataacatagTAGGAtattagcaaaaaataaaaaataaaaaattcttcatcttttgtttttaCCTCTCACCCTCTTCACGCCGTTTTCCcttccaccttttttttttttttttttttttttttttttttttttttgtctactcAGGGGTATCCGAGCCCATGAAATGGTTACCGTACGATCCGACTAATCCCCTGGGGTCGGAAAAGGCTTGCCCAGCATCACCGACAGCGGTACCCGAGATTTGAATCTTGGTGGTGATACTCACCCAACTGGACTACTACCACCAACTCTAACCCCGGGGGCCCCCTTTTCCCTTCCACCTCACTCAGAGCCTTTTTATTTGCAACTGCCGCACATAGGATTTGATCTGACAGCAAAGTAAACTCTAAAACCCTCTCCTAATTCCTAGACAATTCGAATAATTCATTATAAGTGATGGGATCAGGTGGTTAATTATTTACAAAAGTTTAACTTTTTCTTTCATTGAAGCAAAATTTCCTCAATTCAATAGTGAATAAAGGTGGGTTTCGATTGacattatttataaaaaaaaaataatatttagtTGTATTACAAACaaatttttcaatcaattttcttaTATTCCTAAT
It includes:
- the LOC113707181 gene encoding BTB/POZ domain-containing protein At3g05675-like: MGEHAWSYSFKLGDQSTCDVIICLRNKEGRHEAFHAHSSILKNKSKFFANKLSQPNSSTQIEIQCTESDYDHYVELVKRLYCPRDLLLDSWDSVRSVIGVLQVAVLLNCEEITESCIQYLEAVPWEDKEEEEIVKIALKLGPLAMPILARIEPVDVNATKKVFISAVRFATSTAGPCPPLFGDELKTSAQEQIDYMLGDDEGVPLITGDDEVKVEARSGLSKLCSYFKSNVSSLLLESETTYESAEKRVMQSLSDLEWMFNVLPKMDLMKDFVGNWVDISDNILVVVEDKKLDSAFWGLKVKLIEVTAKVLEAVGYGNVILPAQCRVHLLKTWLPYIRKMKALLDSMADKETEFPYKLDEDLCQSIEGAMVSLILALPSTDQADILVDWMSAEQLRYPDLSEAFEVWCYRTKSAKRRLVEGLGNVGNTTLSL